In one Streptomyces mirabilis genomic region, the following are encoded:
- a CDS encoding 4'-phosphopantetheinyl transferase family protein, whose product MPGPLLPALPPGLPPGTSPVPLPGLPPGTSPVPLPGLPPGTSPVPLPGPPAGPLPGASSGAPPGLPAGLSSGWRAGGLSGLSPGPLLHVAGPDGPWEQVHDQLAGQGHALVHTTWGQWLAAALLDPGLRSVLGRDWPRYRQTAAPAGRLRFAVSRMVLKHTAAAALQVPADALDLAYRPGGRPHLRGLAEAEVSLAHTDELIVVGISRSGPIGVDAEPVTRRPSFELLHPYVCTPDEAAELAALGEDERALRLLHLWTLKEAYTKALGHGMRRRFSAVGFRRDEQGRTVLAGEPDGAARWILATHLVHGRYLVSSARRPPREIETASRPAPYPLEETGLPPAATLGWQLPGSSGAQPT is encoded by the coding sequence GTGCCCGGCCCGCTGCTGCCCGCGCTGCCGCCCGGCCTGCCGCCGGGGACCTCGCCTGTTCCGCTGCCCGGCCTGCCGCCGGGGACCTCGCCTGTTCCGCTGCCCGGCCTGCCGCCGGGGACCTCGCCTGTTCCGCTGCCCGGTCCGCCGGCCGGTCCGCTGCCCGGTGCGTCGTCCGGTGCGCCGCCGGGTCTGCCGGCCGGTCTGTCGTCCGGGTGGCGGGCCGGGGGGTTGTCCGGGCTGTCGCCGGGGCCGTTGTTGCATGTGGCGGGGCCGGACGGGCCGTGGGAGCAGGTGCACGACCAGCTTGCCGGGCAGGGCCATGCCCTGGTGCACACCACCTGGGGGCAGTGGCTGGCGGCGGCGCTGCTGGATCCCGGGCTGCGGTCTGTGCTCGGCCGTGACTGGCCGCGTTACCGGCAGACGGCCGCCCCGGCGGGCCGGCTGCGGTTCGCCGTCTCCCGGATGGTCCTCAAGCACACCGCGGCCGCCGCGCTCCAGGTTCCCGCGGACGCCCTGGACCTCGCCTACCGGCCGGGCGGCCGCCCGCATCTGCGCGGCCTGGCCGAGGCCGAGGTGAGCCTGGCCCACACCGACGAGCTGATCGTGGTCGGCATCAGCCGCAGCGGGCCGATCGGGGTGGACGCCGAGCCCGTCACCCGCCGGCCCTCTTTCGAGCTGCTGCACCCCTACGTGTGCACCCCGGACGAGGCCGCGGAGCTCGCCGCGCTGGGCGAGGACGAGCGGGCGCTGCGGCTGCTGCACCTGTGGACCCTCAAGGAGGCCTACACCAAGGCGCTCGGGCACGGCATGCGGCGCCGTTTCTCGGCGGTCGGGTTCCGCCGCGACGAGCAGGGCCGTACGGTCCTGGCGGGCGAGCCGGACGGCGCGGCGCGGTGGATTCTGGCCACCCATCTCGTCCACGGCCGGTATCTGGTCAGCAGCGCCCGCCGTCCGCCGCGGGAAATCGAGACCGCTTCGCGGCCCGCTCCATACCCGCTCGAGGAAACAGGCCTCCCACCTGCGGCGACGTTAGGCTGGCAGCTGCCGGGCAGCTCCGGCGCACAGCCGACATGA
- a CDS encoding SRPBCC family protein has product MLGLRQERGLPVAAADGAGARREAEADVHRRLAQVRRAAGRWEQWDELLLSFEDRVRIEGPAELVYDFLYRIGDWPGRVPHVERAGVREDVPGIQVVSLDTCAAPGGRTVSTRAVRLCFPHAGRIVYKETLTPELVAAHSGEWSLLPDASGVTVVAAHQVMLRQEAVAPVLGAGTGLLEARDHVRAWLSRASTETLGLAKWHAESTVRRLR; this is encoded by the coding sequence GTGCTGGGCCTGCGTCAGGAGCGCGGGCTGCCGGTGGCGGCTGCGGACGGTGCCGGGGCCCGCCGGGAGGCGGAGGCGGATGTGCACCGCCGGCTTGCCCAGGTACGGCGGGCGGCCGGGCGGTGGGAGCAGTGGGACGAGCTGCTGCTGTCGTTCGAGGACCGGGTGCGGATCGAGGGCCCCGCGGAGCTGGTCTACGACTTCCTCTACCGGATCGGGGACTGGCCCGGGCGGGTCCCGCATGTGGAGCGGGCCGGTGTGCGGGAGGACGTGCCGGGGATCCAGGTGGTGTCCCTGGACACCTGTGCGGCGCCGGGCGGGCGGACGGTGAGCACGCGGGCCGTGCGGCTGTGTTTCCCGCACGCCGGGCGGATCGTCTACAAGGAGACGCTCACGCCCGAGCTGGTCGCCGCCCACAGCGGCGAGTGGTCGCTGCTGCCGGACGCGTCCGGGGTCACGGTCGTCGCGGCCCACCAGGTGATGCTCCGGCAGGAGGCCGTCGCCCCGGTGCTCGGTGCGGGCACCGGCCTGCTCGAGGCCCGTGACCATGTCCGTGCCTGGCTGTCGCGCGCCAGTACCGAAACGCTGGGCCTGGCCAAGTGGCATGCCGAGAGCACCGTGCGCCGTCTGCGGTGA